Below is a window of Chryseobacterium indicum DNA.
ACTTCGCAAGTATTTTCGCTGGTAATTTTCGCTTCTCTTACAATACCCAATTCCACGATATTAATCACCGGAATTTCCGGATCGGGAACCATTTCTAATATTTCTAAAGGATTTTTCAATCTTCTTTTTATCTTAATTTTTAGCGCAAAGAGCGCTAGGATTTTTTAAATACTAAATGCTTTTAAGTTCGAAAAGCCCCTCTCTCAGCAAACCCAAAAAGGGTAATTTCAACAGCAGCTTAAATCTTACTTTAATCAACTCCAATATGCCTAAAAGATTTTCAAGCTTTAATTATTTTCTTTCTAAACATCATTAAAAGAATAAGGATGATTACATCAATTATAATTAATACTTTTCCCTGTTCTATATCCTGACATAAATTTTTCCCTGAAATTTGTGAAATGCAATCACCGGGATTATTTGTTTCATATTGCAGACTGACATTTGAATTAAAAATCCCTAAACAAAATATTGGAATTAAAATAATCAATCCTACAATTAATTTATTAAAATATTTACCTTTCAATTTTGAAAATTTTTAGCGCAACTACGTTATAATTTTTTAACCAATTACGGTTTTTAAGCTTGGAAAGGTTTTTCTCTCTGCAAATGCTATAAATAATAAGTAAACTGCAAAATTGTTATGGTCGTTTGTTATTTTTAAACCTCACAGGTTTTAAAAACCTGTGAGGTTTGTGTTTCTACCACGTACAACCCGGATATGCTCTCTGCATATACTGCAATTCACAAAGGATATATCCAAAATATTCTGTGTGATATCCTGTTCTGGATTTTGGCTGCATGAAAGGATTTGTAGGATATTCTAACTGGAAATCTGCAAAATCTTTTTGGGTGATCGCTAAAAATTCTTCATAAAGAGCATCGGTATTCGGAGCAATATTTAAAGCGACCAAATCATCTTCTCCTTCTGCTTTTGCAAATAAACCTTTGGTGTATTCCCAGATGTTTTCAATGGCTTTTACCAGACGGCTCTTACTTTCTTCTGTTCCCTGAGCAAAAATTTTCATCCAGGAAGCAGCGTGCGTGTAATGGTATTTTACTTCTTTCAAAGATTTTTGAGCTATTGCTGCCAATTCTTCATTGGCTGAATTGGACAATGCTTCGTACATCAGTTTCTGATAGACTGCAAAAACATACACTTTTAAAATAGTCTGGGCATAATCTTCGTTCGGAAGTTCTGTCCAGTGTGCATTCATATATTCGTGTTCATATCTTAAAAAGGCGATATCATCTTCAGATTTTCCATCGTCTAAAAGTCTTGAAGCGTAAACGTAAAAGTTGTTCGCCTGACCAAGTTCATCCAGCGCAATATTCGTTAATGCAATATCTTCCTCCAGATAAGGACCTTCACCGCACCACGCAGACAAACGTTGTCCCATAATGAAACTGTCGTCTGCCAATTTTAATAAATAATTATATAATGGGTTCATTGTTTTAGCTTTTGGCTTTTGGCGTCTAGCTTTCGGCAAATTGCAAGCAGCTAACAGCCAATCGCTGTTTTACATATTTTTTACATCGTTCGGGATTTCGTAGAACGTCGGATGACGGTATAGTTTGTCATCTGCCGGATCGAAGAATGCTTCTTTATCCACTCCTTCCGAAGTTACGATGTATTTACTTGGAACTACCCAAACAGAAGTTCCTTCTTTTCTTCTTGTATAAACGTCTCTTGCGTTTTGTAAAGCCATTTCTGCTGTTGGCGCCTGTACAATTCCAACGTGTTTGTG
It encodes the following:
- the paaC gene encoding 1,2-phenylacetyl-CoA epoxidase subunit PaaC encodes the protein MPKARRQKPKAKTMNPLYNYLLKLADDSFIMGQRLSAWCGEGPYLEEDIALTNIALDELGQANNFYVYASRLLDDGKSEDDIAFLRYEHEYMNAHWTELPNEDYAQTILKVYVFAVYQKLMYEALSNSANEELAAIAQKSLKEVKYHYTHAASWMKIFAQGTEESKSRLVKAIENIWEYTKGLFAKAEGEDDLVALNIAPNTDALYEEFLAITQKDFADFQLEYPTNPFMQPKSRTGYHTEYFGYILCELQYMQRAYPGCTW
- the paaB gene encoding 1,2-phenylacetyl-CoA epoxidase subunit PaaB, with translation MANLDMWEVFIQTKPGLSHKHVGIVQAPTAEMALQNARDVYTRRKEGTSVWVVPSKYIVTSEGVDKEAFFDPADDKLYRHPTFYEIPNDVKNM